CCTTCTTCCGGATCCTGTATGATATCAATGGCTGGCTCATATACAGGCTCGATCATTTTGCCTTTTTTGTCTACAGAAGTAAGCCTGCCGGAAGGGCAATCAGAGGCTGCTTTTATTGCTTCTTCTTTATTTTCCTGATCGTATGAGTTCTCCGTCAGTTCCCATGCATTTCCTTTATTTCTGTGACAGAAACGGGCAAAGGCACACCGATTATCATCCAGCAAATCAATTGCAAAACCTTCAAGCAATTCTGCCCTGTCTTCGTATTTTGTATTTTCTGCTGTTTCCGTACCGACGAATCCTGCCTTCTTATGGGTCCCGTCGCAAAATGGTGCGTTTTTTGATTTTCCGCAGCGGCACAGTGCATATTCCTCAGACTGTGGCAGTTTGCGCCCATCCTGAAATTCATAACCGCCATCCCCGGTAGGGGTTATTATTGTCTCATACAGCGGCACATTTCCAAAGACAATATATGGTCCATCCTTTGTTACCTTTATTTTTTGTTTTTTACTCCGTTCCATCATAATAATCAGACCTTCATAGTTTAATTTAAGATTGTAATTATATAATTATGCACATAGATAATTTTAACAGTCAAATATCAGCTAAAATCAATCTTGTTTTTCATGCGTTATCATGTATTGCTTATACCCGCCGGAAAGGTTATATACCTTATTAAATCCATTATTAGCCAATATGTTCTGGGCAGCGTTTCCTGTAGTCCCCTTGTTGCAGTAGGTTACCGCAACAGTTTCCTTATCAAGAATATCAGTGGCACTCCTGAGTTTTTCCTGGGAGACGCTCTTTGCTGTTTCTATATGGCCTTTTTCATATTGGACTGCATCCCTCGCGTCGATGAGTGTATAACTTTCACCGGATCGCATCAAAGTATCCAAAGCCTGTGCCGTGATCAACGGCCTGTTTTTATTGATAGCGTTATCCAGTATCATGCCAGTGTACATTACAGGGTCTTTCGTCGTTGAAAACTGTGGAGCATAGGCCAAATCAAGATGGAATAGATCTTCTGCCTTAGCTTTGAAGGTAATTGCGGTCACAAAAACATCTATTCTTTTATCCACACCATCAAAGCCTACGATCTGTGCTCCGATCAATCGTCCCGATGTTCTGTCCGCTATGCCTTTGATTACCATATCTCTACCGCCCATATATTCTGGCTTATTCGGTTTGATGTTGTGGCATACCTCAACATCGTATCCCAATTCACGTGCTTCGCGTTCGGACAATCCCGTCTGCGCCACTGTCATGTCGAAAATTTTGAAGATCCCGGTCCCCAAAATCCCCCTGAACTCAAGACTGCCACCTGTAACGCAGTCCCCTGCTATTCTGCCTGTCTTGTTTGCGGTGGAACCAAGCGGCCGGTAAACATGTTTCCCTGTTACAACATGGAATTGCTCTATGCAGTCACCACAGGCATAAATATTGTTTATACTCGTCTGCATCTTCGTATCCACCCGAATTGCACCGGCAACGCCAAGCTCTATCCCGGCTGCTTTAGCCAACTCAGTATTTGGATGTACTCCGGTGGACAGAAGGACCATGTCGGTTTTTATTTCCTTGCCATCCGATAAAATGACACTGCTTTCTGTGATTTCAGAAACAGAAACGTCGGTCAAAACAAGAACACCGTTCTTTTCAATATGCTCTCTCACATAAACAGCCATGTCGCTGTCAAGCCCGGGTGTGACCTGTGCGAGCTTTTCAAGCATGGTCACTTCAATCCCAAGCCCCTTCAGATTTTCACAGACTTCAAGTCCGATAGATCCGGTGCCTATTATTACGGCAGACTTTGGAGAATTTGTATCAATATAGGTTTTGATCCGATTCATATCATTGATATTGCGCAAGGTGAAGACATGGCCGGTGTCTGCGCCTTTTATCGGAGGTACGATCGCGCTTGCCCCTGAAGCGATCACAAGTTTGTCATAAACATCCGTCAAAATCTCACCCGATGAGAGATTTTTTATCTCTATTGTCTTCCTGTCCGGATTAATGGAAAGCACCTCGTGCAGGGTAAAAATATCCACATTATATTTGTTTTTGAAATAAGCGGCATCGCGTGGGATCAGTGTATTTGCACTCCGGACCTGGCCGCCTATGTAATACGGCATGCCGCAGCCGGAATAAGAGATAAAACTATCTCGTTCATAGACAATTATTTCAGCATCCTCGCTGTTTCTCCTTGCCTTTGCGGCAGCAGATGTTCCGGCGGCAACGGCTCCGATGATTATGATCCTCATAATATTTCCTCCTTCAACGATATGACCTCCCCAGCATAAACCTAATGTAATATGTGGTGATATCCATCAAATAAGCTTCACGATAGATATATTGTCCGTTTTTATTTCACCAGCTTATAAATCTCCAGTACATCCTGCCAATAAAGTTTCTTGAGTCCGCCGAGGGGGTGCTCGTCACCGCCGTATGCGATCCTGGTCGCCTTCTTTGCCATCAGCTCCAGTTGATCCTCTCCGACACCAAGCTTCGATATCGTATCCGGAAGCCCCATCTTACTAAAAAATTCACGCAGGCGGGAGATACCCTCCAGGATAATCGTTTCGGGGGAACGGTAGCTGCCCTCCACGCCCATGACATTGACCGCGAATTGCAGGAACATATTGATGTTGTCTTTATAAACATATTGCATCCAAGCAGGGGTTAATACGGCAAGGCCCGCACCGTGGGCGACATCATAAATAGCGGAGAGCTCATGTTCCATGCCGTGGCAGGCCCAATCCTGTTCGCGGCCCATACCTACAAGACCGTTGTGGGCAATCGTACCGGCGAAGCCAACTTCGGCCCAGGCATCGTAGTTTTTCGGGGTTTTGATTACCATGAGAGCATTCCTCATGATAGTTTTCAACGTCGTTTCACAAAGACCATCTGTCAAATCGGTGTGCGTAGTATTGGTGAAATAACGTTCAAAAACATGGCTCATCATATCCGCCACTCCGTTGGCGATCTGATTTTCAGGCAGAGTGAAGAATAACTCGGGGTTTATGATGCTTAGTAAAGGGCGCAGCTTCGGGTTGCCGTATCCCAGCTTCATCCTCTTTTCTTCGTTGGTGACGACCGTATTGCCGCTCGATTCGCTGCCGGACGCCGGAATGGTCAGGATGGTGGCAACCGGAAGCGCTTTGTCGATTGGTTTGCCCTCCTCGTAGATATCCCAAACATCTCCGTCATAATACACGCCCATGGCGATAGCTTTGGCGGAATCGATCACACTTCCGCCTCCTACTGCAAGGATCAGCCCAATATTTTCTTTTTTACAAAGAAGAATCCCTTCACGCACGAGGGAAAGGCGGGGATTCGGCTTTACGCCGCCAAGCTCCGCGAAATCCAAGCCGCTTGCCTTTATAGAAGTGACCACCGTATCGTACAAACCACTCTTCTTAATACTGCCGCCGCCGTAATGCAGCAGAACTTTGTTTGCATGCGGCTTCAGCAAATCACCGATTTCCTTATGTGTGTCCCTGCCGAAGAGGATCCGTGTCGGTGCGTAAAAATCAAAATTAAGCATAATTTTCCCCCGTTTCTTTTAAAATATCTTATCCTGATCTGGCAGATAAATGTGAAACTTGAACCGTTATTTTAAAAATCCATTCAAAACAGCTTCTTCTGCTTCTTTTTCAGTCATGCCCAGCGACATCAGTTTAATTAACTGTTCAGAAGCAATTTTACCTATTGCCGCTTCATGGATCAACTGAGCGTCAGAATTAAAGGCTGAGATTTCAGGAACAGACGATACCTGTGCTTGGTCCATTATAATAGAATCACACTGGATATGGCCGCGGCATCTGGCATAACCGCGCATATTCAAATGGAACAGCTGTCTGGAATTATTCTGCGCAACTGACCGTGAGATGATTTGAGCGGATGCATCTTCCCCCATCAAACTTACCGTAATATTGGATTCGGCTCTCTGATCCAAATAGGTGAGGAGCCTTTCGGTTACAATCAACCGTGCATTTTTCTGCAAACGCACTTCTGTCTCCCGCAATGCGCTGTCGATCCCTTTGATTTGAACCATTTCGAGCTCGGCGGTGCCGTTCTCTTCCACTTCAATGATGGTTTTTGGGTTTAGGATCCTGGCTCCGCCGCCCTCTCCCTCGCCGTAATGTTTTTCCACATACTTCATCCTGGCACCTTTACGTATAAAGAATTCATGGATCCCATCATGTTGGGCTTTTTGGCTGCCCGGGTTATGGATCCCGCAGCCGGCGACAATCAACACATCCGCATCCTCCCCCACTTCAAACGTATTGTAAACGAGGTCATCCATACCTTGAGATAAAATTACCGGGATGTGCACGCTTTCTCCTTTAGTTCCGGCCTTTATTGTTACATCGATGCCAGGCTTATCTTTTTTTGTGACTATATTGATATTAGCTGTTGTATGACGGTCTACACCCTGCCCGTTTTTCCGTATATTGAATGCCCCCTGAGGTATCTCATGCAAATCGGCGACTTCAGCCAACAGTTTTTTATCTATTGCATCCAGCATCTGCTCTTCCACCTTTACAGCTCTGCCTGCAGCGGCAGGCCGAATCAAGCTCACTGATTTCACTAAGTATTTTCTCCCGGCTTGTTATCTCGTTGACAGTCCCGTTTGTGACCATGATGACCTCATCAGCCAAATTCAGGATCCGCTCCTGATGCGATATAACAATAATAGTAGTGTCACCTTTTTCATTCAGAGCTTCAAAAGTTTCTGTTAACCTTTGGAAACTCCATAAATCAATTCCTGCTTCCGGTTCGTCAAAAATTGCCACTTTAAGGTTACGTGCTAATATTGTGGCAATTTCAATACGTTTTAATTCCCCTCCGGAAAGGCTGGAATTTACCTCGCGGTCCAAATAATCCTGAGCGCACAAGCCCACATCGTAAAGAAGGTCGCATTGGTTTACAGACTGATCGGTTCCAGATGCTATCCTCAAAAGGTCCCTCACTGTGATGCCTTTGAAACGGGCCGGCTGCTGAAAAGCATAACCTATGCCCAAACGGGCGCGCTCATAAAGCTCCTTATGAGTAATATCAATGCCATCCAATAAAATTTGCCCGCCCGTAGGCTGGTATATCCCCATTATTGTTTTTGCGATGGAAGATTTCCCTCCTCCGTTGGGGCCGGTCATCACGTAAATTTTTTTATTCTGCAAAGTCAGGTTGATTCCTTTTAATATTTGTGTCTCTCCGTCGTCGCCGTTGAATATGACACCGACATTTATCATTTCGAGCATTTATATCCACCTCCGGATACTTTCTCATCCTTTTCCTGTGCTGCTTGCTTAATAGATAAAAGATCGGATATATTTTATAGCGTACAGCAATGTTCTATTATAAATCAGCCGCCGTGCATTATTATGGATATAATACATCTTTTGCGGCAGCCTTAGCTGCGTAATTTGACAGATGTGGGATGATGATCCAATGCGTAGTTGATGCCGTTTTCTTTTGAGTGCGCCGGTACATTTTTTACGCTGTCAATACCGTTAGATCTGCGTTATCCCCGCTCCATCAATGCAACACACTCAACGTGCCCCGTCTGGGGAAACATGTCAAATGGCTGGGCTGTTATAATTTTGTAATTAAAATTAAGCAATAACCTAATATCTCTTGCCAATGTTGCAGGATTACAGGAGACGTATACTATCCGCTCCGGCGCGATTTTAATTATTGAGTTTATAACCTCCGGCGTGCAGCCGCTGCGCGGCGGATCAACAACTACAACATCGAACTTTTTGTCTGACAGGCCTTTTAAAATCTCTTCGGCTGTGCCTGTATATCCTGTGATATTGTTCAATCCGTTGGTCCTGGCATTTTCATCCATATACTTTGCCGCAGGCCTCCAACTCTCGACTGCAGTAACATTTTTGGCTACTGCCGCAAGAAATGCCGTCATACTCCCTATGCCGGAATAAAGTTCAAGAATATTCCGCGGAGACTTATCAAGCACTAGCTGTGCGGCATAGTTATAGATGTTTAATGCCTGTTCCGAATTGATCTGGAAAAAAGAAGATATTTCAAATGTGAACCTATATGGGGCCAGTAATTCATGTATTGTGGATGTACCATAAAGCAGGGTGAATTTATCTCCCCATATGAAATTACCTGAAGATGTGTTTTTGTTGTAAATAAAGCCATTCAGAGATGCTGAATTTTTTTCTGCTATGGCCACAAGTTTTTTTATCTCAAAGCCATTCAAATTTCTATTGCCGATTACCCCGCAAAGAGATTCATTTAAAAATTTTGATGAACGAAAAACAATATGTCTTATAAATTCAGTAACATTATTTTTACTTCCAACTTTGCAGCCATAAAAATTATTTTTACGGATATCATTGATGATAGATGTTACGTTTTTCTCTAAACTTGGCAAAAGAACGGGGCATTGTTCAAATTTAACGATATCATGGCTTCTGGGACGGTAAAATCCTGCGATAAATTTTTCATGAGCCATGCTTTGTGTCGGCAGGGAGGCTTTATTTCTATAACCCCATTCCGTCGGAGATGCAACGCAGTTTTTTACATTTGGGTCGGATATCCCGCCGATTCTTTTTAGCGCATCAATAACAGTTTTTGTCTTGAGGTTTAATTGCTCCGTGTATTTCATATGCTGAAGCTGACATCCGCCGCAACGACCGAAAGAAGGACAGACCGGAGTTACTCGCGCAGGGGAATCGTTGTGTCTTTCAATTACTTTTGCGATCCCGTAATTTTTTTTTATGCGCAGGATGCGTGCTGTTACTTCCTCACCCTGAAGCGCATCAGGAACAAAAAGCACGAAGCGCCCGTCACCGGCCCTGACGACACCTTCACCTTCATTGTTTATATCAGTTATTTGAAATTTATGTATCTCGCCCTGTATCATATCAATTCCTCCTGCCGCAGACGTAAGACAACTGCATAACAATTGCAATAGCATAACACAACTGCCGTCTGCAAACTTTGGCAAAACGCAAACTATCGGATATTCTGCGGCTAAAGGATATTGGAGATCAGGGCAAACAATATGCTTGGATGCGAGAAAAGAAAAGGTTTTTTAGATAAATTAGTACAGGACAAGGGCGAGGAAAAATCTCCCCGCCCTTGTAAATCAACTGTGTGTTTTTTTACTTTTTAGCAGCCATAGCCTCGCACATCATTTGGTAACCGGCTTCGAAAGCCTTCTCGTTAAGTTCCTCTGTCCCCTTTGGAACTCTGTCAAGGATTGCTTTTTTAATGGCTTCTGGTTTTACCAGCCCCTTTTCTTCAAGTACCTTTGCCGCAGTGCCGAGCGCTACCATGTTAACGACGATCTCACGGCCAAGCTTTTCACGTGCAGTCCTTACTATCGGCAGCATGTAAATATCAGCGTCAAGCTTAGGGGGAGTCGTCACAAAGAAATCATCCAAGATGACAGTCGCGCCCT
This genomic window from Synergistaceae bacterium contains:
- a CDS encoding CDGSH iron-sulfur domain-containing protein; amino-acid sequence: MMERSKKQKIKVTKDGPYIVFGNVPLYETIITPTGDGGYEFQDGRKLPQSEEYALCRCGKSKNAPFCDGTHKKAGFVGTETAENTKYEDRAELLEGFAIDLLDDNRCAFARFCHRNKGNAWELTENSYDQENKEEAIKAASDCPSGRLTSVDKKGKMIEPVYEPAIDIIQDPEEGVSGGIFVKGNIPIESSDGFEYEIRNRVVLCRCGESDNKPFCNATHVSIKFIDKHI
- the rlmD gene encoding 23S rRNA (uracil(1939)-C(5))-methyltransferase RlmD, with the protein product MIQGEIHKFQITDINNEGEGVVRAGDGRFVLFVPDALQGEEVTARILRIKKNYGIAKVIERHNDSPARVTPVCPSFGRCGGCQLQHMKYTEQLNLKTKTVIDALKRIGGISDPNVKNCVASPTEWGYRNKASLPTQSMAHEKFIAGFYRPRSHDIVKFEQCPVLLPSLEKNVTSIINDIRKNNFYGCKVGSKNNVTEFIRHIVFRSSKFLNESLCGVIGNRNLNGFEIKKLVAIAEKNSASLNGFIYNKNTSSGNFIWGDKFTLLYGTSTIHELLAPYRFTFEISSFFQINSEQALNIYNYAAQLVLDKSPRNILELYSGIGSMTAFLAAVAKNVTAVESWRPAAKYMDENARTNGLNNITGYTGTAEEILKGLSDKKFDVVVVDPPRSGCTPEVINSIIKIAPERIVYVSCNPATLARDIRLLLNFNYKIITAQPFDMFPQTGHVECVALMERG
- a CDS encoding iron-containing alcohol dehydrogenase — its product is MLNFDFYAPTRILFGRDTHKEIGDLLKPHANKVLLHYGGGSIKKSGLYDTVVTSIKASGLDFAELGGVKPNPRLSLVREGILLCKKENIGLILAVGGGSVIDSAKAIAMGVYYDGDVWDIYEEGKPIDKALPVATILTIPASGSESSGNTVVTNEEKRMKLGYGNPKLRPLLSIINPELFFTLPENQIANGVADMMSHVFERYFTNTTHTDLTDGLCETTLKTIMRNALMVIKTPKNYDAWAEVGFAGTIAHNGLVGMGREQDWACHGMEHELSAIYDVAHGAGLAVLTPAWMQYVYKDNINMFLQFAVNVMGVEGSYRSPETIILEGISRLREFFSKMGLPDTISKLGVGEDQLELMAKKATRIAYGGDEHPLGGLKKLYWQDVLEIYKLVK
- a CDS encoding 2-oxoacid:acceptor oxidoreductase family protein, which codes for MSDRYEIRVAGSGGQGVILAAVILGEAAALNTEGLNSVQSQAYGPEARGGASKSEVVYDRDEIDYPKAAHPDLQVILTQKACDTYSHDTAKGATVILDDFFVTTPPKLDADIYMLPIVRTAREKLGREIVVNMVALGTAAKVLEEKGLVKPEAIKKAILDRVPKGTEELNEKAFEAGYQMMCEAMAAKK
- a CDS encoding ATP-binding cassette domain-containing protein, coding for MLEMINVGVIFNGDDGETQILKGINLTLQNKKIYVMTGPNGGGKSSIAKTIMGIYQPTGGQILLDGIDITHKELYERARLGIGYAFQQPARFKGITVRDLLRIASGTDQSVNQCDLLYDVGLCAQDYLDREVNSSLSGGELKRIEIATILARNLKVAIFDEPEAGIDLWSFQRLTETFEALNEKGDTTIIVISHQERILNLADEVIMVTNGTVNEITSREKILSEISELDSACRCRQSCKGGRADAGCNR
- a CDS encoding FAD-dependent oxidoreductase, whose protein sequence is MRIIIIGAVAAGTSAAAKARRNSEDAEIIVYERDSFISYSGCGMPYYIGGQVRSANTLIPRDAAYFKNKYNVDIFTLHEVLSINPDRKTIEIKNLSSGEILTDVYDKLVIASGASAIVPPIKGADTGHVFTLRNINDMNRIKTYIDTNSPKSAVIIGTGSIGLEVCENLKGLGIEVTMLEKLAQVTPGLDSDMAVYVREHIEKNGVLVLTDVSVSEITESSVILSDGKEIKTDMVLLSTGVHPNTELAKAAGIELGVAGAIRVDTKMQTSINNIYACGDCIEQFHVVTGKHVYRPLGSTANKTGRIAGDCVTGGSLEFRGILGTGIFKIFDMTVAQTGLSEREARELGYDVEVCHNIKPNKPEYMGGRDMVIKGIADRTSGRLIGAQIVGFDGVDKRIDVFVTAITFKAKAEDLFHLDLAYAPQFSTTKDPVMYTGMILDNAINKNRPLITAQALDTLMRSGESYTLIDARDAVQYEKGHIETAKSVSQEKLRSATDILDKETVAVTYCNKGTTGNAAQNILANNGFNKVYNLSGGYKQYMITHEKQD
- a CDS encoding SufD family Fe-S cluster assembly protein — its product is MEEQMLDAIDKKLLAEVADLHEIPQGAFNIRKNGQGVDRHTTANINIVTKKDKPGIDVTIKAGTKGESVHIPVILSQGMDDLVYNTFEVGEDADVLIVAGCGIHNPGSQKAQHDGIHEFFIRKGARMKYVEKHYGEGEGGGARILNPKTIIEVEENGTAELEMVQIKGIDSALRETEVRLQKNARLIVTERLLTYLDQRAESNITVSLMGEDASAQIISRSVAQNNSRQLFHLNMRGYARCRGHIQCDSIIMDQAQVSSVPEISAFNSDAQLIHEAAIGKIASEQLIKLMSLGMTEKEAEEAVLNGFLK